The following proteins are encoded in a genomic region of Oceanisphaera profunda:
- a CDS encoding 4-hydroxyproline epimerase, whose translation MREGTFFCIDAHTCGNPVRLVAGGYPALQGINMSEKRQDFLAHHDWIRQALMFEPRGHSMMSGSILYPPCSEQADASVLFIETSGCLPMCGHGTIGTVTSAIEHGLIRPKTPGKLILDVPAGQIRIDYEQKGDKVERVRIYNVASYLAHKDVTIEVEGLGELTVDVSYGGNYYTIIDPQANFPGLESFNADQVLHYSPKVREAINKVVDCVHPLDPTVRGASHVMWTGQPTQPGAHARNAVFYGDRAIDRSPCGTGTSARMAQWFARGRLGVGEEFVHESIIGSLFVGRIESEAQVGDYPAIMPSVQGWAQVTGHNTIWVDSEDPYAYGFEVK comes from the coding sequence ATGCGCGAAGGGACTTTTTTTTGCATAGATGCCCACACTTGTGGCAACCCTGTAAGGCTGGTTGCGGGGGGTTACCCTGCGTTACAAGGCATTAACATGAGCGAGAAGCGGCAGGATTTTTTGGCTCATCACGACTGGATCCGCCAAGCATTGATGTTTGAGCCCCGAGGACACTCCATGATGTCCGGCTCAATTCTTTATCCACCTTGCAGCGAACAGGCTGATGCATCCGTGCTGTTTATCGAAACCAGTGGCTGCCTGCCTATGTGTGGCCACGGCACCATAGGCACAGTGACTAGCGCAATAGAGCACGGGCTAATTAGGCCAAAAACACCGGGCAAGCTGATCCTGGACGTGCCGGCGGGGCAAATCCGTATCGACTATGAACAAAAGGGTGACAAGGTAGAAAGGGTGCGCATCTATAACGTAGCCAGCTATCTGGCACATAAAGATGTGACCATAGAGGTGGAGGGATTAGGGGAGCTGACTGTTGATGTATCCTATGGCGGTAATTACTACACCATTATCGATCCTCAGGCTAACTTTCCTGGGTTGGAGTCATTTAATGCCGATCAGGTATTACATTATTCACCTAAGGTGCGGGAAGCCATTAATAAAGTCGTTGATTGTGTGCACCCATTAGACCCAACTGTGCGGGGCGCCAGTCATGTGATGTGGACCGGCCAGCCGACCCAGCCGGGTGCTCATGCGCGCAATGCGGTGTTTTACGGTGACCGCGCCATCGATCGCTCCCCTTGTGGTACCGGTACCAGCGCTCGTATGGCGCAATGGTTCGCCAGAGGCCGACTAGGAGTAGGTGAGGAATTTGTGCATGAAAGCATTATCGGCAGTCTATTCGTCGGCCGAATAGAAAGCGAAGCTCAGGTCGGGGATTACCCGGCCATCATGCCCAGCGTGCAGGGCTGGGCTCAGGTCACTGGGCACAACACTATCTGGGTAGACAGTGAAGACCCTTATGCCTATGGCTTCGAAGTAAAATAA
- a CDS encoding NAD(P)/FAD-dependent oxidoreductase, whose translation MQDLNHDLVVIGGGIIGVTCAWQLIQKGYKVLLLEKDDIGQGASFGNAGHIATEQVLPLASPAILRQLPRMLLDPQGPLRLDWRYLPQIAPWLLKLVANMRPQAQRNSSAGLRLLNEASLSAWQKLLQQAGLSKLLKADGSLLVCESESAFDDLYQHQRVLEALGVTAESWPGQHLHQQVSGLTPKIKGGLFFPDTAHVIDPYQLVVKLFKQAIAAGMEQLQAEVHGGRCLDNGIELNTSKGKLFAKRVLVASGAWSAPLVKELAGIKVPLDTERGYHLMLPSETHRLPMAVSSLERKFIMTPMEAGLRLAGTVEFAGLERAPDYRRAQGLVRHADALFSQPLDIKDATPWMGCRPSLPDSLPVIDRVGPQGRLLLAFGHHHLGLTQAAVTAQLMLSLVSGTPPELDITPFRLARFGQLPPSHTFNNSVCLPGS comes from the coding sequence ATGCAAGACCTGAATCACGATTTAGTGGTCATTGGTGGTGGAATTATCGGCGTTACCTGCGCCTGGCAGCTGATCCAAAAAGGTTACAAGGTATTGCTGCTGGAAAAGGATGACATTGGGCAGGGCGCTTCGTTTGGTAATGCCGGTCATATCGCCACCGAACAGGTATTGCCGTTGGCCTCCCCCGCTATATTGCGACAGTTACCGCGCATGCTGCTGGATCCTCAGGGGCCCTTGCGCTTGGATTGGCGTTACCTACCCCAGATTGCTCCTTGGCTGCTGAAGCTGGTAGCCAATATGCGTCCTCAAGCTCAGCGTAATAGCAGTGCCGGATTGCGTTTGCTTAATGAGGCAAGCCTGTCGGCCTGGCAAAAATTGTTACAGCAAGCGGGGTTGAGCAAATTGCTAAAGGCGGATGGTTCTTTGCTGGTCTGTGAAAGTGAGTCGGCCTTTGACGATCTGTATCAGCATCAGCGGGTATTGGAGGCGTTGGGCGTAACAGCCGAGTCTTGGCCGGGACAGCATCTGCATCAGCAGGTCAGTGGTCTAACCCCAAAAATAAAAGGGGGCCTGTTTTTCCCCGATACGGCGCATGTTATCGACCCCTACCAGTTGGTGGTGAAGTTGTTTAAACAGGCCATTGCCGCAGGCATGGAACAATTACAGGCAGAGGTTCATGGCGGACGTTGTTTGGATAATGGCATTGAGCTGAATACCAGCAAAGGCAAGTTATTCGCCAAGCGGGTGCTGGTTGCTTCCGGTGCTTGGTCTGCGCCTCTGGTTAAGGAGCTGGCGGGTATCAAAGTCCCTCTGGATACGGAGCGAGGCTACCACTTGATGTTACCGAGTGAGACTCATCGCCTACCGATGGCGGTCAGCTCACTGGAGCGAAAGTTCATTATGACTCCTATGGAAGCAGGGCTACGTTTGGCAGGAACCGTCGAATTTGCTGGCCTAGAGCGGGCTCCTGATTATCGACGAGCACAGGGGCTAGTACGCCACGCAGATGCGCTGTTTTCTCAGCCCTTAGATATAAAAGATGCCACTCCTTGGATGGGCTGCCGTCCTTCTTTACCCGACTCTTTACCGGTGATTGACCGCGTCGGCCCCCAAGGGCGGCTGTTGCTGGCCTTTGGTCACCATCATTTAGGGCTGACGCAAGCTGCCGTCACTGCCCAACTCATGTTGAGCCTAGTGTCAGGAACACCGCCTGAGCTCGATATAACTCCCTTCCGCTTAGCGCGGTTCGGGCAACTACCACCCTCGCATACTTTCAATAACAGTGTTTGTCTGCCCGGATCATAA
- the nhaC gene encoding Na+/H+ antiporter NhaC encodes MDIKQSTPANAIRLPSSIEVLGLLAAFIGVMYLFLNVWSLPIQLALLVSWFLVIGLGIRLGLKYDVIQKGLLGGIHNGMEAVLVLITVGALIGTWIAGGIVPSIIYYGLSVMSPSIFLFAAFIICALTSLATGTSFGTAGTAGIAMMGIGHSFGIPMPLVAGAVISGAYVGDKLSPLSDTTVMTASLCRVDLIDHIKSMLYVSAPAALIASLLFLGVGYFYVDGAADTSRADAAMVALAEQFNISWYLLLPTLVTITLLAMRKPSIPVISFGAVMGIICAVWFQDVAALDAVNTAYFGNSMVSEVDFLNTLLNRGGIESMFSVIALVLFALGLGGLMERIGVLTVISNGFLSWADNAGRLTLSTLLGGFFGNFFGGAAYVSLITASTITEKNYDKQGIDRRVLSRNAEAGGTITTPMVPWSDGGVFMAATLGVGTLSYLPFLWFHFLVLIISLIYGYCNIAIWRTGADSTVTINDPEESLALAKISS; translated from the coding sequence ATGGATATTAAGCAGTCAACTCCGGCGAATGCTATTCGCCTACCCAGCAGCATTGAGGTGCTGGGGTTACTCGCGGCCTTTATTGGCGTCATGTATTTGTTTTTAAATGTGTGGTCCTTACCCATTCAATTGGCACTACTGGTGTCGTGGTTTTTGGTTATCGGCCTAGGTATTCGTTTAGGGCTTAAATATGACGTTATTCAAAAAGGCTTATTGGGAGGGATCCACAACGGCATGGAAGCTGTGTTGGTGCTTATCACCGTTGGCGCCCTAATCGGTACCTGGATTGCCGGTGGCATAGTGCCGAGCATCATCTACTACGGCCTCTCGGTGATGAGCCCCAGCATCTTTCTATTTGCGGCTTTTATCATTTGTGCCCTGACCTCGTTGGCGACCGGCACCTCGTTTGGTACCGCAGGCACTGCAGGTATCGCCATGATGGGCATTGGTCATAGCTTTGGCATCCCCATGCCGCTGGTCGCGGGGGCCGTTATATCTGGCGCCTATGTGGGTGACAAGTTATCCCCGCTGTCTGATACCACAGTAATGACGGCATCGCTTTGCCGAGTGGACTTGATTGATCACATCAAATCAATGCTCTACGTCAGTGCGCCGGCCGCCCTGATTGCCAGCTTGTTATTTTTGGGTGTGGGTTATTTCTATGTCGACGGTGCCGCCGATACTAGTCGCGCGGATGCGGCCATGGTGGCGCTCGCCGAGCAGTTCAACATCAGCTGGTATCTGCTATTACCGACATTGGTCACCATTACGCTGCTAGCGATGCGCAAGCCATCCATTCCGGTCATCAGTTTTGGCGCTGTGATGGGCATCATTTGTGCGGTGTGGTTTCAGGATGTGGCGGCGTTAGATGCTGTTAATACTGCCTACTTTGGTAACTCCATGGTCTCAGAAGTGGATTTTCTTAACACCCTGCTGAACCGAGGCGGTATCGAGTCCATGTTTAGTGTCATCGCTCTGGTGCTGTTTGCACTTGGGTTGGGTGGCTTGATGGAGCGGATTGGCGTATTGACCGTTATCAGTAATGGCTTTCTGTCTTGGGCAGATAATGCGGGCCGGCTGACCTTATCAACGCTGTTGGGTGGCTTCTTTGGCAACTTCTTCGGTGGCGCAGCTTATGTATCACTGATTACTGCCAGTACCATCACCGAGAAAAACTATGACAAGCAGGGTATCGACCGTCGGGTTTTATCTCGCAATGCCGAGGCGGGTGGCACCATCACCACGCCCATGGTGCCTTGGTCTGACGGCGGTGTCTTTATGGCGGCCACGTTAGGGGTGGGTACCCTCAGCTATCTGCCTTTCTTGTGGTTCCATTTTCTGGTGCTGATCATCTCGCTGATTTATGGCTACTGCAATATTGCAATTTGGCGCACTGGTGCTGACAGCACAGTGACGATTAACGACCCCGAAGAGAGTCTGGCTCTGGCTAAAATATCTTCATAA
- a CDS encoding dihydrodipicolinate synthase family protein — protein MKIQGVMVPVVTPFNQDGHIDYPALAALLAHQLSVGVSGIVACGTTGEYYALSQTERRELMAFIAQEVGDKALLIAGVNDTHSAGSIAKALEAKELGYQALMLAPPIYCLPEQDEIITHYQTVSREAGMPIIMYNFPARSGVEISLDAIKVLAKDPNIVGIKESSGDFTRAVTLLNMGLKDFEVVCGSDDQGADYLFWGSRSWIGGGANYLAADHVNMIEAAKADDWQQVRSIMARILPVLQNMESGGYNQKSKLGCGHIGYPVGPVRAPLSPVSKQDEDGFLTLLAQALK, from the coding sequence ATGAAAATTCAAGGTGTAATGGTTCCCGTGGTTACTCCGTTCAATCAAGACGGTCATATCGATTATCCAGCACTGGCGGCGTTGTTGGCCCATCAGTTAAGTGTGGGTGTCAGCGGCATTGTGGCTTGTGGTACTACCGGTGAGTATTACGCACTGAGTCAAACTGAGCGTCGCGAGCTGATGGCCTTTATTGCCCAGGAAGTAGGAGACAAGGCGTTACTGATAGCCGGTGTTAACGACACCCATTCTGCAGGTTCTATCGCTAAGGCGTTGGAGGCCAAGGAACTGGGTTATCAGGCTCTGATGCTGGCTCCGCCCATCTATTGCCTGCCAGAGCAGGATGAAATCATTACGCATTACCAGACTGTGAGCCGCGAAGCGGGCATGCCCATTATTATGTATAACTTTCCGGCGCGTTCTGGGGTGGAAATCAGTCTCGATGCCATCAAAGTATTGGCCAAGGATCCCAATATCGTTGGTATCAAGGAAAGTAGCGGCGACTTTACCCGAGCGGTGACGCTGCTCAACATGGGCCTGAAAGACTTTGAAGTGGTCTGTGGCTCAGATGATCAGGGCGCTGATTACCTGTTTTGGGGCTCCCGCTCTTGGATTGGCGGTGGCGCTAATTACTTAGCTGCTGATCACGTCAATATGATTGAAGCGGCCAAGGCTGATGATTGGCAGCAGGTGAGAAGCATCATGGCCCGCATTCTTCCGGTACTACAGAACATGGAATCCGGTGGTTATAACCAAAAGTCTAAGCTGGGCTGTGGCCATATCGGTTATCCAGTGGGTCCAGTCAGGGCGCCTTTGTCTCCGGTGAGCAAGCAGGATGAAGATGGATTTTTAACGCTGTTGGCTCAGGCCCTGAAATAA
- a CDS encoding aldehyde dehydrogenase, with protein sequence MSVQIENVFAKAKQGELRADAIIVGYTPGNQTLEARDPFDESVIGQVEACTEEQVNLAVAAARASFEQGEWRKLAPVERKQRMQAWVALLEQHQEELAALDCVDGGKPISECLKTDIPETINTLAWYAEAVDKVFGKVAPTSDDILGLVVNEPIGVVAAVLPWNFPAMMFAWKVGPALVTGNSVIVKPAEQTSLSAWRMVKLAHQAGIPEGALQLVTGLGEQTGMPLGLHPDVDMVSFTGSTEVGRLFLQYSAQSNLKEIVLECGGKSPQLVFDDVEDLDSIVDDVLAAAFWNMGENCSCGSRLLVQKGIKEALLDKLCSRLESWTVGDPKEAATMIGPMVEPVHFNKVKAMVEQAKEQGARLRYGGNTPALGAGHFVEPTIFDEVSPDMTLFQDEVFGPVLAVTEFSSEEEAIALANNTQYGLAASLYTSHIGRAHRVSRALKAGTVSINCFSEGDITTPFGGYGQSGFGGKDNGLEAMEQYLQKKTIWYNQA encoded by the coding sequence ATGTCGGTACAAATTGAAAACGTGTTTGCTAAGGCAAAGCAGGGTGAGTTGCGTGCTGATGCCATTATCGTTGGCTATACGCCAGGTAATCAGACACTGGAAGCGCGGGATCCCTTTGATGAATCAGTTATCGGTCAGGTTGAAGCCTGTACTGAAGAGCAGGTTAACTTGGCGGTCGCGGCCGCTCGGGCGAGTTTCGAGCAAGGCGAATGGCGTAAATTGGCGCCGGTTGAGCGTAAGCAACGCATGCAAGCTTGGGTGGCGTTACTAGAGCAACATCAGGAAGAGCTAGCGGCGCTCGATTGTGTGGATGGCGGTAAGCCGATCAGCGAATGTCTGAAAACGGATATTCCGGAAACCATCAATACTCTCGCTTGGTATGCGGAAGCGGTAGACAAGGTGTTTGGTAAGGTGGCGCCAACGAGCGATGACATTCTAGGCTTGGTCGTCAATGAGCCCATCGGTGTGGTCGCCGCCGTGTTGCCTTGGAACTTTCCGGCCATGATGTTTGCCTGGAAGGTGGGCCCAGCTTTGGTCACCGGTAACTCTGTGATTGTTAAGCCGGCTGAGCAAACATCACTTAGCGCCTGGCGCATGGTGAAGCTGGCCCATCAGGCAGGGATCCCTGAAGGTGCTTTGCAGCTGGTTACGGGTCTGGGCGAGCAAACCGGCATGCCGCTGGGGCTACATCCAGATGTCGATATGGTGTCCTTCACAGGTTCCACTGAAGTGGGTCGTTTGTTCCTGCAGTATTCGGCACAAAGTAACCTAAAAGAGATCGTGCTGGAGTGCGGCGGTAAGAGCCCGCAGCTGGTATTCGATGACGTAGAAGATTTAGACTCCATCGTTGACGATGTATTAGCGGCAGCCTTCTGGAACATGGGTGAAAACTGCAGCTGCGGATCTCGCTTACTGGTTCAGAAGGGCATTAAAGAGGCGTTGCTGGATAAGCTGTGTTCTCGCCTAGAGAGTTGGACTGTGGGAGATCCCAAAGAAGCGGCCACCATGATTGGCCCCATGGTAGAGCCGGTTCACTTCAATAAAGTAAAAGCCATGGTCGAGCAGGCTAAAGAGCAGGGTGCTCGGCTGCGTTACGGCGGCAATACTCCCGCCTTGGGTGCTGGCCACTTCGTGGAGCCCACCATTTTCGATGAAGTCAGTCCCGACATGACCCTGTTCCAAGACGAGGTATTCGGACCCGTACTGGCGGTAACCGAATTCTCTAGCGAGGAAGAGGCAATAGCATTGGCCAATAATACTCAATATGGTCTAGCAGCCTCTCTCTATACCAGTCATATCGGACGAGCTCATCGAGTCTCTCGCGCGCTGAAAGCGGGCACGGTTTCCATCAACTGCTTTAGTGAAGGAGACATTACCACTCCTTTTGGCGGCTATGGTCAGTCTGGCTTTGGCGGCAAAGATAATGGTCTAGAGGCAATGGAACAATATCTACAGAAGAAAACTATCTGGTATAACCAAGCCTAA
- the dctP gene encoding TRAP transporter substrate-binding protein DctP codes for MKLANTYSAVITACAIFMAPMIAAKEVTWKVPTSVPEGSFFYNNFLKRFNDHLAVYSEGELKLRTFGAGVVVPAFQVYEAVQDGIVEAGHSTSSYLVNQDPTNAIFAGFPGGMSPEATITWLYEGGGLESLQQYRQETMGLHTMIVGLGTSEILAHANKPIHSIADFENLKYRTSGAWAGVLKNYLHGVPTVVPPGEIYTLLQRKGVDAVEWATPGSNIMEGFHEVAPYIITPGIHQPTFVWEFFMKKERWDALSPELQNRIEDAARLTTMESYLHFAHEDMKAMDKYKEYGIEVITLDKDVIAQIRGFGHQWMQERASEQSAKGNPHMQTLLKDYLAYQERWARNSSVLVRD; via the coding sequence ATGAAACTAGCTAATACCTATAGTGCCGTAATCACAGCTTGTGCTATTTTTATGGCACCGATGATAGCAGCAAAAGAAGTAACGTGGAAAGTTCCGACATCTGTCCCTGAAGGGTCTTTTTTCTACAATAATTTTCTAAAACGATTCAATGATCATTTAGCAGTTTATTCAGAAGGTGAATTGAAATTAAGGACCTTTGGTGCTGGTGTAGTCGTACCTGCCTTTCAGGTATATGAAGCGGTTCAGGATGGTATTGTAGAAGCAGGACATTCTACCTCCTCTTATCTTGTTAATCAGGATCCAACCAATGCTATTTTTGCCGGTTTTCCCGGTGGCATGTCGCCTGAGGCCACGATCACTTGGCTATATGAGGGAGGCGGGCTAGAAAGCCTACAACAATACCGACAGGAAACCATGGGCCTGCACACTATGATTGTCGGGCTGGGTACCTCGGAAATTCTGGCTCACGCCAATAAGCCGATTCATAGCATTGCCGATTTTGAAAACCTCAAATATCGCACATCGGGAGCTTGGGCTGGCGTATTAAAAAACTATCTGCATGGCGTTCCTACTGTAGTGCCTCCGGGAGAAATATATACTTTGCTGCAGCGCAAGGGCGTAGATGCCGTGGAGTGGGCCACTCCTGGTTCAAACATCATGGAAGGATTTCATGAGGTGGCTCCTTATATTATTACGCCTGGTATTCATCAGCCCACTTTCGTATGGGAGTTCTTTATGAAAAAAGAACGCTGGGATGCACTGTCTCCGGAGTTACAAAATCGTATCGAAGATGCCGCTCGCCTTACTACCATGGAGTCATATCTTCATTTTGCTCATGAAGATATGAAAGCCATGGATAAATATAAGGAATATGGCATCGAGGTGATTACTTTGGATAAGGATGTCATCGCACAGATAAGAGGGTTCGGCCACCAATGGATGCAAGAGAGGGCGAGTGAACAGTCAGCAAAAGGTAATCCGCATATGCAGACATTACTTAAGGATTATTTAGCATACCAAGAGCGTTGGGCGAGAAACTCTTCCGTATTAGTAAGAGACTGA
- a CDS encoding TRAP transporter small permease subunit, with amino-acid sequence MNRLLFRLEFVSDFLAKVSMAMVVMLVVSILYEVISRYVFDMPTLWSFDISYMLNGSLFLLASGYSLKVEAHVRIDFLSAKLSLRRQQIINLFFYFFMVGPTFILLSFVAVEKTMSAWVTGEVESVSPWAPLIWPFYGAIAVGLISLSIQVYIDGFRYLLGTKTPGESVIKDEVAHD; translated from the coding sequence ATGAATAGACTTTTGTTTCGCCTAGAATTCGTATCTGATTTTTTAGCAAAAGTGTCGATGGCTATGGTCGTGATGCTAGTGGTCTCCATTTTATATGAAGTGATTTCTCGTTATGTTTTCGATATGCCGACATTATGGTCATTTGACATATCTTACATGCTTAATGGTTCTTTATTTCTTCTAGCCAGTGGATACTCTCTCAAGGTGGAAGCGCATGTAAGAATTGATTTTCTTTCAGCTAAGCTTTCCTTGCGTCGCCAACAAATAATAAACTTGTTTTTCTACTTTTTTATGGTTGGTCCAACATTTATATTGTTAAGTTTTGTAGCTGTAGAAAAAACAATGAGTGCGTGGGTAACTGGAGAAGTTGAAAGTGTCAGCCCTTGGGCACCCTTGATTTGGCCTTTCTATGGTGCTATTGCAGTGGGCTTAATTTCACTCTCCATACAAGTATATATTGATGGGTTCAGGTATTTGTTGGGCACCAAGACGCCGGGTGAATCAGTAATAAAGGATGAGGTTGCACATGATTGA
- a CDS encoding TRAP transporter large permease yields MIELIPLWMFILLFIFVFLGIPVALSLIVTSVIFGFFTFGDMLFNQLYGAILHTASNFTLASIPLFILMGAILEKTGLALRLFQALQLWFGRLPGGLALSTIVMCAIFAAASGVVGAVEIVVGMMALPAMAKYKYSKGLMAGTVCAGGSLGTIIPPSIVVVVYASMAQLSIGQLFAASLIPGLMMVAFFMIYIVGACYFKKDLGPAVILEQPVPLSEKLLITSKAILPPLLLICSVLGSLLMGIASPTEAAAVGAAGAALIALVFRELSWPSFYGALKTTIQITAMIMMIVVGGTMFTSIFAVSGGGWMIVDVISRLDIGIYQLTFILMAVIFLAGFVLDWISIVLIFVPIFTPLIKTAGIDPIWFAVMFMVVIQTSYLTPPMAPSIFYLKSIAPADMTYRDMYKGVVPFVILQLLVLLVVVIFPAVATYLPSLIAN; encoded by the coding sequence ATGATTGAGTTAATTCCACTGTGGATGTTTATCCTCCTGTTTATATTTGTTTTTCTCGGAATTCCTGTGGCGCTGTCTCTTATTGTGACCTCGGTAATTTTCGGTTTTTTTACCTTTGGCGATATGCTGTTTAATCAGCTTTATGGTGCCATATTACATACCGCCTCTAACTTTACCCTAGCCTCTATTCCATTATTCATATTAATGGGGGCCATTCTAGAGAAGACGGGACTGGCGTTAAGGTTATTTCAGGCTTTACAGCTGTGGTTTGGCCGTCTGCCAGGCGGTTTAGCGCTATCTACCATAGTCATGTGTGCCATTTTTGCCGCGGCTTCCGGTGTCGTCGGTGCGGTGGAAATCGTGGTGGGTATGATGGCTTTGCCTGCTATGGCTAAGTATAAATACAGCAAGGGACTAATGGCGGGTACGGTTTGTGCTGGTGGCTCACTCGGCACCATCATTCCTCCTTCTATTGTAGTGGTGGTTTACGCCTCCATGGCTCAGTTGTCTATTGGCCAATTATTTGCGGCCAGTTTGATCCCGGGCTTAATGATGGTTGCCTTCTTCATGATCTATATTGTTGGCGCCTGTTATTTTAAGAAAGACTTAGGCCCGGCGGTGATACTGGAACAGCCAGTACCATTGTCAGAAAAGCTACTGATTACTTCCAAGGCTATTTTGCCCCCGCTGTTGTTGATCTGCTCGGTACTGGGTTCTCTGCTAATGGGTATCGCATCACCGACAGAGGCGGCAGCGGTTGGCGCCGCAGGTGCAGCACTGATTGCCTTAGTGTTTAGAGAGCTGTCTTGGCCGAGTTTTTACGGTGCATTGAAAACCACCATACAGATCACCGCCATGATCATGATGATTGTGGTGGGCGGTACTATGTTCACCAGTATCTTTGCGGTGTCCGGTGGCGGTTGGATGATAGTCGATGTTATTAGTCGTCTGGATATCGGTATTTATCAACTTACTTTTATCCTGATGGCGGTGATTTTCTTGGCGGGGTTCGTGTTGGACTGGATCTCGATTGTGTTGATTTTTGTGCCTATTTTTACGCCCCTTATAAAAACGGCCGGTATAGACCCAATCTGGTTCGCCGTGATGTTTATGGTGGTCATACAGACTTCCTATCTGACGCCACCCATGGCACCTTCAATTTTCTATCTTAAGTCAATCGCACCAGCTGATATGACTTATCGTGATATGTATAAAGGCGTGGTGCCCTTCGTCATCTTGCAACTGTTAGTACTATTAGTGGTCGTTATTTTTCCGGCTGTAGCAACCTACTTACCGAGTTTGATAGCGAATTAA
- the rsuA gene encoding 16S rRNA pseudouridine(516) synthase RsuA: MRLDRFLSEATGLTRSVAKKALHRGDVTVDGIVVKNSSQQIDGQEVRIEGRLLGEPKPRYVLLHKPAGYISSTQDEDHPCVLQLLPPELCRGIQCAGRLDVDTTGALLLTDDGQWSHRLRAPKHGCKKVYQVDLAEPLAIDVATQFAEGIMLHGEDKLTLPAKLEIITPTRVLLTIQEGKYHQVKRMFAAVGNFVVGLHRLQVGEIVLDDSLEPGQWRHLTPEEVSSIK; this comes from the coding sequence ATGCGACTTGATCGATTTCTATCTGAAGCCACAGGCCTGACTCGCTCTGTTGCCAAAAAAGCCTTACACAGGGGCGACGTCACGGTAGATGGCATCGTCGTTAAGAATAGTAGCCAGCAAATCGACGGCCAAGAAGTGCGTATAGAAGGCCGCCTATTAGGTGAGCCCAAACCGCGTTACGTGCTATTGCACAAGCCGGCGGGTTATATCAGTTCCACTCAAGATGAGGACCATCCTTGTGTGCTCCAGCTATTACCGCCGGAATTATGCCGAGGTATCCAGTGTGCAGGCCGCTTAGACGTGGACACCACCGGGGCCTTGTTGCTCACCGACGATGGCCAATGGTCTCACCGTTTACGTGCGCCTAAGCATGGCTGTAAAAAAGTCTATCAAGTGGACTTAGCCGAGCCATTAGCTATAGACGTGGCAACGCAGTTTGCCGAGGGCATTATGCTGCACGGCGAAGACAAGCTCACTTTGCCGGCAAAGCTTGAAATTATTACCCCCACCCGCGTGCTACTGACCATACAAGAAGGTAAGTATCATCAGGTGAAGCGTATGTTTGCCGCAGTCGGTAACTTTGTGGTGGGGCTGCACCGCCTGCAAGTAGGCGAGATAGTGCTGGATGACAGCCTAGAGCCAGGACAATGGCGGCACTTGACGCCAGAAGAAGTCTCAAGCATCAAATAA
- a CDS encoding GntR family transcriptional regulator has product MHITRTQFVADAIRRQILQGVIKGGAALRQDALAKEFNVSRIPVREALLTLEAEGLVEFEAHKGAYATELSAPKILELFELRVLLECHILAAAIPKLTTEQLDDAQELLIKLDHLLDTSSQIDHWSDHNFAFHRALYEAADKPETMALITHLNTQSDRYVRIHLLHAAGVQKAEAEHGELLALCRTGDITAACDLLRRHILFAADDIVGLLHQQQQQDC; this is encoded by the coding sequence ATGCATATAACTAGAACGCAATTTGTGGCTGATGCCATCAGACGTCAAATTCTACAAGGTGTGATAAAAGGTGGAGCGGCATTGCGCCAAGATGCCCTAGCCAAAGAGTTTAACGTAAGTCGGATTCCAGTACGCGAGGCGCTGTTAACGCTAGAGGCGGAAGGGTTAGTTGAGTTTGAAGCTCATAAAGGCGCTTATGCTACTGAGCTATCTGCGCCAAAAATTCTAGAGCTATTTGAGCTACGAGTATTACTAGAGTGCCATATTTTAGCGGCCGCTATTCCTAAGCTAACGACAGAACAGTTAGATGATGCCCAAGAGCTACTGATCAAACTGGATCATCTATTAGATACGTCTAGCCAAATCGACCATTGGAGCGATCATAACTTCGCTTTTCATCGTGCTTTATATGAAGCTGCCGATAAGCCGGAAACCATGGCGCTCATCACTCATCTTAATACTCAGTCCGATCGTTATGTGCGTATTCATTTGTTACATGCAGCGGGAGTACAGAAAGCCGAAGCAGAGCATGGCGAATTATTAGCGCTATGCCGTACAGGTGACATCACCGCAGCTTGCGATTTGCTACGCCGCCATATTTTGTTCGCAGCCGACGATATCGTAGGCCTACTACATCAACAACAGCAACAAGATTGCTGA